Proteins encoded within one genomic window of Bradyrhizobium sp. AZCC 1719:
- the hflK gene encoding FtsH protease activity modulator HflK translates to MPWKNQGGGPWGPGPKGPWGSGPQSGGPRPPDLEDLLRRGQDKLQQLLPGGHFSGMGIALVLAGALVIWGLSGFFRVQSEELGVVLRFGKHVRTVEPGLNYHLPYPIETVLLPKALRVSTISIGMSLIDDPARRGRTMRDVPEESLMLTGDENIVDVDFTVLWRIKPNGVGNFLFNIQNPEGTVKAVAESAMREVIGRSQIQPILTGARNLTEQGVHELMQKTLDTYGSGVQITQVQMQKVDPPAQVIDAFRDVQAARADFERQQNEAQTYANRILPDARGRAAQILQVAEGYKEQAVAEAIGQSARFMKVYEEYNKAKDVTRQRIYLETMERILGGSEKLVYDGGNSAQSIVPYLPLSELTPRRPPPTAGQQQQQGGSR, encoded by the coding sequence ATGCCGTGGAAGAATCAAGGTGGGGGTCCATGGGGCCCGGGTCCGAAGGGACCGTGGGGTTCGGGTCCGCAGTCGGGCGGGCCGAGGCCACCTGATCTTGAGGATCTGCTGCGGCGCGGCCAGGACAAGCTGCAGCAGCTTCTGCCGGGCGGCCATTTCAGCGGAATGGGTATCGCGCTGGTGCTGGCCGGCGCGCTGGTGATCTGGGGATTGTCCGGATTCTTCCGCGTACAGTCGGAAGAACTCGGCGTCGTCTTGCGCTTCGGCAAGCATGTGCGCACCGTCGAGCCCGGGCTGAACTATCATCTGCCCTATCCGATCGAAACCGTGCTGCTGCCGAAGGCGCTGCGCGTCTCCACCATTTCGATCGGCATGAGCCTGATCGACGATCCGGCGCGGCGCGGCCGCACCATGCGGGACGTGCCGGAAGAAAGCCTGATGTTGACCGGCGACGAAAACATCGTCGACGTCGACTTCACGGTGCTGTGGCGGATCAAGCCCAACGGCGTCGGCAATTTCCTCTTCAACATCCAGAATCCCGAAGGCACCGTGAAGGCGGTGGCCGAAAGCGCGATGCGCGAGGTGATCGGGCGTTCGCAGATCCAGCCGATCCTCACCGGCGCCCGCAATCTGACCGAGCAGGGCGTTCACGAACTGATGCAGAAGACGCTGGATACCTACGGTTCCGGCGTCCAGATCACGCAGGTGCAGATGCAGAAGGTCGACCCACCTGCGCAGGTGATCGACGCGTTCCGTGACGTGCAGGCCGCGCGCGCCGACTTCGAGCGACAGCAGAACGAGGCGCAGACCTATGCCAACCGCATCCTTCCCGACGCCCGCGGCCGTGCCGCGCAGATCCTGCAGGTCGCGGAAGGCTACAAGGAACAGGCGGTCGCCGAGGCCATCGGCCAGAGCGCGCGCTTCATGAAGGTGTACGAGGAATACAACAAGGCCAAGGACGTGACGCGGCAGCGAATTTATCTGGAGACGATGGAGCGGATTCTCGGCGGATCCGAGAAACTGGTCTATGACGGTGGCAACTCGGCACAGAGCATCGTGCCCTATCTGCCGCTCAGCGAATTGACGCCGCGCCGTCCGCCGCCGACGGCTGGTCAGCAGCAGCAGCAGGGAGGCTCGCGATGA
- a CDS encoding tripartite tricarboxylate transporter TctB family protein — protein MNATPGHAPVKSIMPKWVRNPQEFVGGIALMAIAVFALWASSDLQGMRGFSFGAGTAPRMFGFLLLGLGALITAVGVVTEGPHLAKYHWRGPFFVTIAILTFAFTIRPMGMIFAAMAAFLIAACGSPETRWKETLIVAVCLTTFCSLLFPYALGLPLQLLPTFMIR, from the coding sequence ATGAATGCTACGCCGGGCCATGCGCCGGTCAAATCCATCATGCCGAAATGGGTTCGCAACCCGCAGGAGTTTGTCGGCGGAATTGCCTTGATGGCGATTGCCGTGTTCGCTCTTTGGGCGTCAAGCGACTTGCAGGGCATGCGCGGGTTTTCGTTCGGCGCCGGTACCGCGCCGCGGATGTTCGGATTTTTGCTGCTGGGACTAGGCGCCCTCATTACCGCCGTCGGCGTTGTCACCGAAGGTCCGCACCTTGCGAAATACCATTGGCGGGGACCGTTTTTCGTGACGATCGCGATCTTGACGTTTGCCTTCACGATCCGACCCATGGGAATGATCTTTGCCGCCATGGCCGCCTTCTTGATCGCGGCATGCGGGTCACCAGAGACCCGGTGGAAGGAAACGCTGATCGTTGCCGTCTGCCTGACGACGTTTTGCAGCCTGCTGTTTCCGTACGCGCTCGGACTGCCGTTGCAGCTCCTGCCGACTTTCATGATCCGGTGA
- a CDS encoding tripartite tricarboxylate transporter substrate binding protein BugD codes for MNLYGRSLASSFLAVLAGLGLFSSQAQAQTYPTRNITMIVPFAAGGPTDVIARIVTGHMAQTLGQTIIIENVVGAGGTTATTRAARAANDGYTLITGHMGTHAASVPLYPKLAYHPEKDFEPVGLLAGTPILILARKDLAPKDLKEFIAYVKANESKVNAAHAGVGSVSNVSCELLNSVLGVKPIGVPFNGTGPAMNALVAGQVDYMCDQIVNAVPQINGGTIKAYAVATPERNPSLPNVPTTAEAGLPAFQAQAWNAIFAPKGTPPDVVAKLNAAIVKALDDENVRKRLLELGSVIPPAADRTPAALGTLVKSEIAKWTPVVKPVN; via the coding sequence ATGAATTTGTACGGTCGCTCGCTTGCGAGCAGTTTTCTGGCAGTGCTTGCGGGGCTGGGCTTATTTTCTTCGCAGGCTCAAGCTCAGACTTATCCGACGCGCAACATCACCATGATCGTGCCGTTTGCGGCGGGCGGACCGACGGACGTCATCGCGCGCATCGTCACCGGCCATATGGCGCAGACGCTCGGTCAAACCATCATCATCGAAAACGTGGTCGGCGCCGGCGGCACCACCGCCACCACCCGCGCCGCGCGCGCCGCCAATGACGGCTATACGCTGATCACGGGGCATATGGGCACGCATGCGGCTTCTGTGCCGCTCTATCCCAAGCTCGCCTATCACCCGGAAAAGGACTTCGAGCCGGTCGGACTGCTCGCCGGCACGCCGATCCTGATCCTGGCGCGCAAGGATCTTGCGCCAAAGGACCTCAAGGAATTCATCGCCTACGTCAAGGCGAACGAGTCCAAGGTCAACGCGGCGCATGCCGGCGTCGGCTCGGTCTCGAACGTATCATGCGAACTGCTGAACTCGGTTCTGGGCGTCAAGCCGATCGGCGTTCCCTTCAACGGCACCGGTCCGGCGATGAACGCGCTGGTGGCCGGTCAGGTCGACTACATGTGCGACCAGATCGTCAATGCCGTGCCGCAGATCAACGGCGGCACCATCAAGGCCTATGCCGTGGCGACGCCGGAGCGTAACCCGTCCTTGCCCAATGTTCCCACCACCGCCGAGGCTGGCCTGCCGGCCTTCCAGGCCCAGGCGTGGAACGCGATCTTCGCGCCGAAGGGAACGCCCCCGGATGTCGTCGCCAAGTTGAACGCTGCGATCGTCAAGGCGCTCGACGACGAGAATGTGCGCAAGCGCCTGCTCGAACTCGGCAGCGTCATACCGCCTGCCGCCGATCGTACGCCGGCGGCGCTGGGAACGCTGGTGAAGAGCGAAATCGCGAAGTGGACACCGGTGGTCAAGCCGGTGAATTAA
- a CDS encoding Do family serine endopeptidase, which yields MTGARPALTSRLRLMGIAISLGAASMLASVPASARGPDGIADIAEKVIDSVVNISTSQSVEAKGGRDTMPQLPPGSPFEEFFDDFFKNRRGAVPKGGDKSGEMQPPRKTNSLGSGFIVDAAGVVVTNNHVIADADEINLIMNDGTKIKAELVGVDKKTDIAVLKFKPVKPVTAVKFGDSDKLRLGEWVIAIGNPFSLGGSVTAGIVSARNRDISQGPYDSYIQTDASINRGNSGGPLFNLEGEVVGVNTLIISPTGGSIGLGFAVPSKTVAVVVDQLRQFGELRRGWLGVRIQQVTEEIAESLNIKPARGALVAGIDDKGPAKPAGIEPGDVVVKFDGKDVKDPKDLSRVVADTAVGKEVDVVIIRKGNEETRKVTLGRLEDTEKVQQAAAKTKEDPVEKPVTQKALGLDLAALSKDLRTKYKIKESVKGVIITGVDGSSDAADKRLSAGDVIVEVAQEAVASAADIKKRVDQLKKDGKKSVLLLVSNGEGELRFVALGVQ from the coding sequence ATGACCGGTGCCAGACCCGCCTTGACCAGTCGCCTGCGCCTGATGGGGATTGCGATCTCGCTCGGTGCCGCCAGCATGCTGGCTTCAGTGCCGGCCAGCGCGCGCGGGCCGGACGGTATCGCCGACATTGCCGAGAAGGTGATCGATTCCGTCGTCAATATTTCGACCTCGCAGAGCGTGGAGGCCAAGGGCGGCAGGGATACGATGCCGCAATTGCCGCCGGGCTCGCCGTTCGAGGAATTTTTTGACGACTTCTTCAAGAACCGGCGCGGCGCCGTGCCCAAGGGCGGCGACAAGAGCGGCGAAATGCAGCCGCCGCGCAAGACCAATTCGCTCGGCTCCGGTTTCATCGTCGATGCCGCCGGCGTCGTCGTCACCAACAATCATGTCATCGCGGATGCCGACGAGATCAACTTGATCATGAACGACGGCACCAAGATCAAGGCCGAACTGGTCGGCGTCGACAAGAAGACCGACATTGCTGTCTTGAAGTTCAAGCCGGTGAAGCCGGTGACCGCGGTGAAGTTCGGCGATTCCGACAAGCTGCGGCTCGGCGAATGGGTGATTGCGATCGGCAATCCGTTCAGCCTCGGCGGCTCGGTCACGGCCGGCATCGTGTCGGCGCGCAACCGCGACATCAGCCAGGGGCCGTACGACAGCTACATCCAGACCGATGCCTCCATCAACCGCGGCAATTCCGGCGGGCCGCTATTCAACCTTGAAGGCGAAGTGGTCGGCGTCAACACGCTGATCATCTCGCCGACCGGCGGTTCGATCGGCCTCGGCTTCGCGGTGCCGTCGAAGACGGTGGCCGTCGTAGTTGATCAGCTCCGGCAGTTCGGCGAATTGCGCCGCGGCTGGCTCGGCGTGCGGATCCAGCAGGTCACCGAGGAGATCGCCGAAAGCCTCAACATCAAGCCCGCCCGCGGCGCGCTGGTCGCCGGCATCGACGACAAGGGGCCGGCCAAGCCTGCCGGCATCGAGCCCGGCGATGTCGTCGTCAAGTTCGACGGCAAGGACGTCAAGGACCCGAAGGATCTCTCCCGCGTCGTCGCCGATACCGCCGTCGGCAAGGAAGTCGACGTCGTCATCATCCGCAAGGGTAACGAGGAAACCCGCAAGGTTACGCTCGGCCGCCTCGAGGATACTGAAAAGGTGCAGCAGGCCGCCGCCAAGACCAAGGAAGACCCTGTCGAGAAGCCGGTGACGCAAAAGGCGCTCGGCCTCGATCTTGCCGCGCTGAGCAAGGACCTGCGGACGAAGTACAAGATCAAGGAGAGCGTGAAAGGCGTCATCATCACCGGTGTCGACGGCTCCTCCGACGCCGCCGACAAGCGGCTCTCCGCCGGCGACGTCATCGTCGAGGTAGCGCAGGAAGCGGTCGCCAGCGCCGCCGACATCAAGAAGCGCGTCGATCAGCTCAAGAAGGACGGCAAGAAATCGGTGCTGCTGCTGGTGTCGAACGGCGAGGGCGAATTGCGGTTCGTGGCACTCGGCGTGCAGTAG
- a CDS encoding SspB family protein, which produces MATDHIRYDVLARDALRGVLRRVLADAAEHGLPGEHHFFITFLSTADGVKLSPRLLAQYPEEMTIILQHQFWDLVVTEDRFEVGLSFGGIPERLVVPFAAIKSFLDPSVQFGLQFEPSETAAEAPAAKVPAVSAPSALPIAAPEPAPEIEDEPAKTSEGAEVVRLDRFRKK; this is translated from the coding sequence ATGGCGACCGATCACATCCGTTATGACGTGCTGGCGCGCGACGCGCTGCGCGGAGTGCTGCGCCGCGTGCTGGCTGACGCGGCCGAACACGGCCTGCCCGGCGAGCATCATTTCTTCATCACCTTCCTGTCCACCGCCGACGGCGTGAAGCTGTCGCCGCGGCTGTTGGCGCAATATCCGGAAGAGATGACGATCATCCTGCAGCATCAGTTCTGGGATCTGGTGGTGACGGAGGATCGTTTCGAGGTCGGCCTGTCGTTCGGCGGCATTCCCGAGCGGCTGGTGGTGCCCTTCGCGGCGATCAAGAGCTTCCTCGATCCGTCGGTACAGTTCGGCCTGCAATTCGAGCCGTCGGAAACGGCGGCAGAAGCGCCCGCGGCGAAGGTGCCGGCGGTTTCCGCGCCGTCCGCCCTGCCCATCGCCGCGCCGGAGCCCGCCCCGGAAATCGAGGACGAGCCGGCAAAGACGAGCGAAGGCGCTGAGGTGGTGCGACTGGATCGTTTCCGCAAGAAATAA
- the fumC gene encoding class II fumarate hydratase, with protein MARAKTSGNKSTRSETDSFGPIDVPADRYWGAQTERSRQNFKIGQDRMPIAIVHALGIVKLAAAQTNRELGLLDARRASAIIRAAREVIEGKLDDHFPLVVWQTGSGTQTNMNLNEVIANRANQMLGGELGAKKPVHPNDHVNMSQSSNDSFPTAMHIAAAGRIAADLIPALDELHRELRKKEKAFAKIVKIGRTHTQDATPLTLGQEFSGYAAQVESGIARLRTTVKELFPLAQGGTAVGTGLNSKPKFAKLFARDVAKITRLPFTSAPNKFEALASNDAYVLVHGAINSVATGLFKIANDIRLLGSGPRSGLGELILPENEPGSSIMPGKVNPTQCEAMTMVCCQVFGNQTAVTVAGSQGHFELNVYKPVLAYCMMHSIQLLSDAARSFTENCVVGIRADEKRIRELMERSLMLVTALAPRIGYDNAAKVAKSAHARGTTLKEEAVRLGFVDAPEFERLVQPDKMTHPG; from the coding sequence ATGGCTCGAGCAAAAACATCCGGAAACAAATCTACCCGTAGCGAGACCGACAGCTTCGGTCCGATCGACGTTCCCGCCGACCGCTATTGGGGCGCGCAAACCGAGCGCTCGCGGCAGAATTTCAAGATCGGCCAGGACCGCATGCCGATCGCGATCGTCCATGCGCTCGGTATCGTCAAGCTCGCCGCCGCCCAAACCAACCGGGAGCTCGGACTGCTCGATGCACGCAGAGCCAGCGCCATCATCCGCGCCGCACGCGAGGTGATCGAAGGCAAGCTCGACGATCACTTCCCGCTGGTCGTCTGGCAGACCGGCTCGGGCACCCAGACCAACATGAACCTCAACGAGGTGATCGCCAATCGCGCCAACCAGATGCTAGGCGGCGAGCTCGGCGCCAAGAAACCGGTTCATCCCAACGACCACGTCAACATGAGTCAATCGTCGAACGATTCATTCCCGACGGCGATGCACATCGCTGCCGCCGGACGCATCGCAGCCGACCTGATTCCGGCGCTCGACGAGTTGCATCGCGAACTGCGCAAGAAGGAAAAGGCGTTCGCCAAGATCGTGAAGATCGGGAGAACCCACACCCAGGACGCAACGCCATTGACACTGGGGCAGGAATTTTCGGGCTACGCCGCGCAGGTCGAGAGCGGGATCGCGCGGCTGCGAACCACGGTGAAGGAACTGTTCCCGCTCGCGCAAGGCGGCACCGCGGTTGGAACCGGTCTCAACTCGAAGCCGAAATTTGCAAAGCTGTTCGCCAGGGATGTCGCGAAAATCACAAGGCTGCCGTTCACCAGCGCGCCCAACAAGTTCGAGGCCCTGGCTTCCAACGACGCCTATGTGCTGGTGCATGGCGCGATCAATTCGGTGGCGACCGGCCTGTTCAAGATCGCCAATGATATTCGCCTGTTGGGTTCGGGCCCGCGTTCCGGTCTCGGAGAATTGATCCTGCCGGAAAACGAACCGGGCTCGTCGATCATGCCCGGCAAGGTCAACCCGACTCAGTGCGAAGCGATGACCATGGTCTGCTGTCAGGTGTTCGGCAACCAGACCGCCGTCACCGTCGCCGGCAGTCAGGGGCATTTCGAATTGAATGTTTACAAACCCGTATTGGCATATTGTATGATGCATTCCATTCAACTGCTGTCGGACGCGGCGCGCTCGTTCACCGAAAATTGCGTGGTGGGCATCCGCGCCGACGAAAAGCGAATCCGCGAATTGATGGAGCGCTCGCTGATGCTGGTCACCGCACTGGCTCCCAGGATCGGATACGACAACGCGGCGAAGGTCGCCAAGTCGGCGCACGCGCGCGGAACGACATTGAAGGAAGAGGCTGTGCGCCTCGGATTTGTAGACGCCCCCGAATTCGAACGTCTGGTGCAGCCGGACAAAATGACACACCCGGGTTGA
- a CDS encoding dihydrofolate reductase, which yields MEIVLIVAVAENGVIGARGAIPWRLKSDMARFKALTSGKPVVMGRKTFISIGRPLPGRTNIVVTRDAGFRADGVVVTHSFSDAKAIATGDALRRFATEIAVIGGSEIYAQWMDSADRLEITEVHARPDGDTRFPAVDATAWEEVARLRNPAGPDDSADFSYVTFRRRQQG from the coding sequence ATGGAAATCGTTCTCATCGTCGCGGTCGCCGAGAACGGCGTGATCGGAGCCAGGGGCGCCATTCCGTGGCGGCTGAAATCCGACATGGCGCGCTTCAAGGCGCTGACCTCGGGCAAACCTGTCGTCATGGGGCGCAAGACCTTCATCTCGATCGGCCGGCCGCTCCCCGGAAGGACCAATATCGTCGTCACCCGCGACGCTGGTTTTCGCGCCGATGGCGTGGTGGTTACCCATTCGTTCAGCGACGCGAAGGCGATCGCCACCGGCGATGCACTGCGACGTTTCGCCACTGAGATCGCCGTGATCGGCGGTTCGGAAATCTACGCGCAATGGATGGACAGCGCCGATCGCCTGGAGATTACCGAGGTGCATGCCCGGCCCGACGGCGACACGCGTTTCCCGGCAGTCGATGCCACCGCATGGGAAGAGGTGGCGCGCCTGCGGAATCCGGCCGGTCCGGACGATAGCGCCGATTTCTCCTATGTGACATTTCGTCGGCGCCAACAGGGTTAA
- a CDS encoding GNAT family N-acetyltransferase, producing the protein MSLTIRRARPGEAGLVLSFVRELAEYEKLLHEVEATEAGIDAALFGANPRLFCEIAEWDGEPAGFAVWFVNFSTFSGRSGIYLEDLFVRPALRGKGIGKALLVHLARECVANGWSRLQWAVLDWNTPSIEFYKSLGAVLMDEWTVCRVGGPALRALAQGER; encoded by the coding sequence ATGTCGCTGACGATCCGCCGTGCGCGCCCGGGCGAAGCGGGACTTGTCCTGTCCTTCGTTCGCGAACTCGCCGAATACGAAAAGCTGCTGCACGAAGTGGAAGCGACCGAGGCCGGTATCGATGCGGCGCTGTTCGGCGCCAATCCGCGCCTGTTCTGCGAAATCGCCGAGTGGGACGGAGAGCCGGCCGGCTTCGCGGTCTGGTTCGTGAATTTTTCAACCTTCAGCGGTCGCTCCGGCATCTATCTGGAAGATCTGTTCGTCCGCCCGGCGCTGCGCGGTAAGGGAATCGGCAAGGCGCTCCTGGTGCATCTCGCGAGGGAATGCGTGGCGAACGGTTGGTCGCGCTTGCAGTGGGCGGTGCTCGACTGGAATACGCCGTCGATCGAATTCTATAAGTCGCTCGGCGCGGTCCTGATGGACGAGTGGACGGTGTGCCGGGTCGGCGGTCCGGCGCTGCGCGCGTTAGCGCAAGGGGAGCGCTGA
- a CDS encoding thymidylate synthase, whose amino-acid sequence MNQYHDLLERILSDGAEKHDRTGTGTLSIFGHQMRFNLSAGFPMLTTKRLPLKAIVHELLWFLAGDTNIKYLRDHGVSIWDEWADANGDLGPVYGSQWRSWPAPDGRSIDQISNVIDMIRRNPDSRRLIVTAWNPADVDKMALPPCHCLFQFYVANGKLSCQLYQRSADVFLGVPFNIASYSLLTMMVAQVTGLKPGDFVHSLGDAHLYSNHLDQARLQLTRPTRPLPVMKINPDVKDIFAFRYEDFALEGYDPHPHIKAEVAV is encoded by the coding sequence ATGAACCAGTACCACGACCTGCTCGAACGTATCCTCAGCGACGGCGCGGAGAAGCACGACCGCACCGGCACCGGCACGCTGTCGATCTTCGGTCATCAGATGCGGTTCAATCTCTCGGCCGGTTTTCCGATGCTGACCACCAAGCGGCTGCCGCTGAAGGCGATCGTGCATGAATTGCTCTGGTTCCTGGCCGGCGACACCAACATCAAATATCTCAGGGATCACGGCGTTTCGATCTGGGATGAATGGGCCGACGCCAACGGCGATCTCGGCCCGGTCTACGGATCGCAATGGCGCTCGTGGCCGGCGCCGGACGGGCGCAGCATCGACCAGATTTCGAACGTCATCGACATGATCAGGCGTAACCCGGATTCACGGCGGCTGATCGTGACCGCCTGGAATCCGGCCGACGTCGACAAGATGGCGCTGCCGCCCTGTCACTGCCTGTTTCAGTTCTATGTTGCGAACGGCAAGCTCTCCTGCCAGCTCTATCAGCGCTCGGCCGACGTGTTCCTCGGCGTGCCCTTCAACATCGCGTCTTATTCATTGCTGACGATGATGGTGGCGCAGGTGACCGGACTGAAGCCCGGTGACTTCGTGCACTCGCTGGGTGACGCGCATCTCTACTCCAACCACCTCGATCAGGCGCGGCTGCAACTGACGCGGCCGACGCGGCCGTTGCCGGTCATGAAGATCAATCCTGACGTGAAGGATATCTTCGCCTTCCGCTACGAGGATTTTGCGCTCGAAGGCTACGATCCGCACCCGCACATCAAGGCCGAAGTGGCTGTATGA
- a CDS encoding DUF2065 domain-containing protein, producing MRSIAFADFLIGVGILFVLEGLMFAASPAWMRRAMKSALATPDNILRIVGIVSAVVGLLLIWFVRR from the coding sequence ATGAGGTCCATTGCGTTCGCCGACTTCCTCATCGGTGTTGGCATCCTCTTTGTGCTCGAAGGCCTGATGTTCGCAGCCAGCCCGGCCTGGATGCGCCGGGCGATGAAAAGCGCATTGGCGACGCCCGACAATATCCTGCGGATCGTCGGCATCGTCTCGGCGGTCGTCGGCCTGCTTCTGATCTGGTTCGTGCGGCGGTAA
- the hflC gene encoding protease modulator HflC has protein sequence MRSPVAGIVTLILLLAVVIVGYSSVFTVSQTEQALVVRLGRPVDVVSEPGLNFKAPFIDTVISIDKRILDLENPSQEVIASDQKRLVVDAFARYRIKNPLRFYQSIGSIQAANIQLTTLLNAALRRVLGEVPFINVVRDEREGLMARIREQLDREADQYGIQLVDVRIRRADLPEANSQAVYQRMQTERQREAAEFRAQGGQKAQEIRSKADREATVIIAEANSTAEQTRGAGDAERNRLFADAYGRDPDFFAFYRSMSAYETGLRSNDTRFLLRPDSEFFRFFANPSGHPPAAAAAATAPKP, from the coding sequence ATGAGGTCTCCGGTTGCAGGTATTGTCACCCTGATCCTGCTGTTGGCCGTGGTGATCGTGGGCTACAGCTCGGTCTTCACGGTGTCGCAGACCGAGCAGGCGCTCGTGGTCCGGCTCGGCCGGCCCGTTGACGTCGTGTCCGAGCCGGGCCTGAATTTCAAGGCGCCGTTCATCGACACCGTCATCAGCATCGACAAGCGCATCCTCGATCTGGAAAATCCATCCCAGGAAGTGATCGCTTCCGACCAGAAGCGGCTCGTGGTCGACGCCTTCGCCCGCTACCGGATCAAGAATCCGCTGCGCTTCTATCAGAGCATCGGCTCGATCCAGGCGGCCAACATCCAGCTCACCACGCTGTTGAACGCGGCGCTGCGCCGCGTGCTGGGCGAGGTCCCCTTCATCAACGTGGTGCGCGACGAACGCGAGGGCCTGATGGCGCGCATCCGCGAGCAGCTCGACCGGGAAGCCGATCAGTACGGCATCCAGTTGGTGGACGTCCGTATCCGCCGTGCCGACCTGCCGGAGGCCAACAGCCAGGCGGTCTATCAGCGCATGCAGACCGAGCGGCAACGCGAGGCGGCCGAGTTCCGCGCCCAGGGCGGCCAGAAGGCGCAGGAGATCCGCTCAAAGGCCGATCGCGAGGCGACCGTCATCATTGCGGAGGCCAACTCGACCGCCGAGCAGACGCGCGGCGCGGGTGACGCCGAGCGCAACCGGCTGTTCGCCGACGCATATGGCCGGGATCCGGATTTCTTCGCCTTCTATCGTTCGATGTCGGCCTATGAGACCGGGCTGCGCTCCAACGACACCCGTTTCCTGCTGCGGCCCGATTCCGAGTTCTTCCGCTTCTTCGCCAATCCGTCGGGCCATCCGCCGGCGGCGGCCGCGGCGGCCACGGCGCCGAAGCCTTAA
- a CDS encoding tripartite tricarboxylate transporter permease, which yields MGDIFTNLGLGFGVVFQFVQWTPAFLGGISIPIPVNILLCLIGALVGTLVGVLPGIGTIATVAMLLPITFGLPPVGALIMLAGIYYGAQYGGSTTSILVNIPGEAGSVVTALDGFQMAKRGRAGPALAIAAIGSFFAGCVATVLIALLGAPLTRIALAFGPAEYFSLMVLGLIFAVVLAKGSVLKAIAMIVLGLLLSMVGSDIETGASRMAFNIPELADGLGFATLAMGLFGFAEIIRNLDAGGETDRKLVQEKVSGLMPTRRDLKETAPAILRGTVLGSILGILPGGGAVIASFAAYTLEKKVAKDPSKFGHGEIRGVAAPESANNAAAQTSFIPLLTLGIPPNAVMALMVGAMTIHGIVPGPQVMQKQPDLVWGMIASMWVGNLMLLIINLPLVGIWVRLLRVPYRLMFPSIVVFCCIGIYSVNNAPTDVMIAGAFGLVGYWLIKHDFEPAPLLLGMVLGPLMEENLRRALLISRGDWSVFLTRPLSAVLMAIAAALLILAVLPSLRKKRDEVFVESEN from the coding sequence ATGGGAGATATCTTTACAAATCTTGGACTCGGCTTCGGCGTCGTTTTCCAGTTCGTGCAGTGGACACCCGCCTTCCTTGGCGGAATTTCCATTCCGATCCCGGTCAATATTCTGCTGTGCCTGATCGGCGCACTGGTCGGTACGCTGGTTGGCGTGCTGCCCGGCATTGGCACCATCGCCACGGTGGCCATGCTACTGCCGATCACCTTTGGCCTGCCCCCGGTAGGCGCACTGATCATGCTGGCAGGCATCTATTACGGCGCGCAATATGGCGGCTCGACCACGTCGATCCTGGTCAACATTCCAGGTGAGGCCGGCTCGGTGGTCACCGCGCTTGACGGCTTCCAGATGGCGAAAAGAGGCCGCGCCGGTCCGGCGCTCGCGATTGCCGCGATCGGATCGTTCTTCGCTGGCTGCGTCGCGACCGTGCTGATTGCCCTGCTGGGTGCGCCGCTCACCAGGATAGCGCTGGCGTTCGGACCTGCCGAATACTTCTCGCTGATGGTGCTCGGCCTGATCTTCGCGGTCGTGCTCGCGAAAGGCTCGGTGCTGAAGGCGATCGCGATGATCGTGCTCGGCCTGCTGCTTTCGATGGTCGGATCCGACATCGAGACCGGTGCGTCTCGCATGGCCTTCAACATTCCCGAACTGGCTGACGGTCTTGGCTTTGCCACGCTGGCGATGGGATTGTTCGGCTTTGCAGAGATCATTCGCAATCTCGACGCCGGCGGCGAAACCGATCGCAAGCTGGTCCAGGAGAAGGTGTCGGGACTGATGCCGACGCGGAGGGATCTCAAGGAGACAGCCCCTGCGATCTTGCGCGGCACCGTGCTCGGATCGATTCTCGGCATTCTGCCGGGCGGCGGCGCCGTGATCGCATCATTCGCGGCATACACGCTCGAGAAGAAGGTCGCGAAAGATCCGTCGAAGTTCGGTCATGGCGAAATCCGCGGCGTCGCAGCACCCGAGAGTGCCAACAATGCCGCAGCCCAGACTTCGTTCATTCCATTGCTGACGCTTGGTATTCCGCCGAACGCAGTGATGGCGCTGATGGTCGGCGCAATGACGATTCACGGCATCGTGCCCGGTCCCCAGGTGATGCAGAAACAACCGGACCTGGTGTGGGGCATGATTGCCTCGATGTGGGTCGGCAACCTGATGCTGCTGATCATCAACCTGCCACTGGTCGGGATATGGGTACGGTTGTTGCGCGTGCCGTACCGGTTGATGTTCCCTTCGATCGTGGTTTTCTGCTGTATCGGCATCTACTCCGTGAACAACGCGCCAACCGACGTCATGATCGCTGGTGCGTTCGGGTTGGTCGGCTACTGGCTTATCAAGCACGATTTCGAGCCGGCGCCGTTGCTGCTCGGGATGGTGCTCGGGCCGCTGATGGAAGAAAACCTGCGCCGCGCACTGCTGATTTCGCGCGGCGACTGGTCAGTCTTCCTGACGCGCCCATTGTCGGCGGTATTGATGGCGATTGCAGCCGCGTTGCTTATCCTTGCGGTGCTGCCGTCGCTGCGCAAGAAGCGCGATGAGGTGTTTGTGGAATCGGAGAACTGA